A portion of the Bdellovibrionales bacterium CG10_big_fil_rev_8_21_14_0_10_45_34 genome contains these proteins:
- a CDS encoding signal recognition particle-docking protein FtsY: MELIELVLAGLAALVGIGFGYVTLTRKNKADTFQKEPSPAAAVAEPAQAEKVKDVPQIPEQLDAKLSQTRSRIWGRIEKLFGGGKENSAIFEDLEEILYTSDLGPKATETILKILKEKLDKGEANESEVKRLLRDELELILTKDSQSEYESAEESLLNLLASDRKSLAAGNAVVWIMAGVNGAGKTTTVGKIAYLLAKSGLRVLVAAGDTFRAAASEQLRVWTDRAAAGGEDSQSVSSVLSTSEASSTDGGASDTESRSNKGHVEIYENPKASPSGVAFEACQKAQSEKFDILLVDTAGRLHSNAGLMEELKKVERVIGQKIQNGPQQCFLVLDANNGQNAVQQAREFSSAIRVSNIILTKLDGSAKGGVAFAVTSELGLPVRLIGVGESIQDLRPFRKREFVESII, translated from the coding sequence ATGGAGTTGATCGAGTTAGTCCTAGCGGGTTTGGCCGCGTTAGTCGGTATAGGTTTTGGTTACGTTACCTTAACCAGAAAAAACAAGGCAGACACTTTTCAGAAAGAGCCGTCGCCAGCCGCGGCTGTAGCAGAGCCGGCCCAGGCAGAAAAAGTTAAGGATGTTCCCCAAATCCCCGAACAGCTTGATGCGAAACTTTCTCAAACACGCTCAAGAATTTGGGGACGCATTGAAAAACTCTTTGGTGGTGGCAAAGAAAACTCAGCAATTTTTGAAGACCTTGAAGAGATTCTTTACACGAGCGATCTTGGCCCAAAGGCTACGGAAACAATTTTAAAAATACTCAAAGAGAAACTCGACAAAGGCGAGGCCAACGAAAGCGAAGTGAAGAGACTTCTCAGGGATGAGCTTGAGTTGATACTCACTAAAGATTCTCAATCTGAATATGAGTCTGCCGAAGAATCGCTATTAAATCTTTTGGCGTCAGACCGCAAAAGTCTTGCAGCAGGTAATGCAGTCGTATGGATAATGGCGGGAGTTAATGGCGCCGGTAAGACGACGACTGTGGGCAAGATCGCCTATTTACTGGCGAAATCTGGTTTGAGAGTTCTCGTGGCTGCCGGAGACACGTTTCGTGCAGCCGCTTCCGAGCAATTGAGAGTATGGACAGATCGTGCAGCTGCTGGGGGCGAGGATTCACAAAGTGTTTCCTCCGTCTTGTCTACTAGTGAAGCTTCCTCCACTGACGGCGGCGCGAGTGATACTGAAAGTCGCAGCAATAAGGGCCACGTTGAAATTTATGAAAACCCGAAGGCCTCGCCCTCAGGGGTTGCCTTTGAAGCTTGTCAAAAAGCGCAGTCCGAAAAGTTTGATATTCTACTTGTCGATACGGCGGGTCGGCTCCACTCCAACGCCGGGCTGATGGAGGAGCTAAAAAAAGTAGAGCGGGTGATTGGTCAAAAGATTCAAAATGGTCCCCAGCAGTGTTTCTTAGTTCTAGATGCTAACAATGGGCAAAATGCCGTTCAACAGGCTCGCGAGTTTAGCTCAGCCATTCGAGTAAGTAACATAATACTTACGAAGCTTGATGGTAGTGCTAAAGGCGGGGTCGCCTTTGCAGTAACGTCTGAGCTTGGTTTACCCGTTCGTCTGATTGGAGTCGGTGAGAGCATCCAAGATCTCAGACCTTTTCGAAAACGCGAGTTTGTCGAATCGATTATTTAG